The genome window TGAATCTTAAATTTTGGCACTGTCCAAATTATGCTAAAattaatattgcacatttatgaATGATAGTCAACACGACCCTGCCTCATATGGGGCACCATTATGTTGTGACCTTGGTTACATTAAGCACAATAAAATAGTGTTTATGCACGTTAAAAGGGAGTTTTAGATTAAATTTGGCTATTAATAACAATTAATGATCACCAGGGATAATTATTGATTATGATatataatatgatccaatttacattagatcaccttgggggaaccacccttgaagaagggaaaacattGCAAATTTACCAAATTGGTTCCGTAAAAAGATACttaactgtttataactctggttaataatttaCTTAATcactacaaccaaatttaccataacagctagcaatggttgaaggattttggagtccTTGACAGAATCGAGGTtagcaacattcactcttgtacaatattaaatagacagtaagaaggttcaaaagtcttttattcatcacaaagatgaaaacacacaatccaactaacatgtactatatacaggtgtgtgtgtgtgtgtgtgtgtgtgtgtgtgtatgtctggcAAGACGAAGAAACAGTGGTGGTcaccagggtgggaatttcgtcattttaggggcaaggccatctggccttcacttttttttttttttaaggggcaccaaggccacatgacagggcacaaagggccattgagtaaaatttgatgatttacctttcagatcGATACCACAACATCCTAATtcataataagacatggattatgtattagaACATTTtctaataccaatatcaagttaatgttacattagaattttttttttttaaagtagggTTAGAGTTAGTTGGTTTTGGTGACACtgcactgaatattagtgttattgaatatttcttccaatagaaattcccccaaattatggcaaagcacattttttcaaaacaaacaggtgtagaataaccagcatgAGACCATTGATGTGTtgaatgattttggtgacactacactctgaataatagcaaagttattgaatattttttgtaatatCTCTTTTCGGTGTAGCACTTTGTACAACTATTGTTGAATTAACGTTGAAAAGCAAATTAGCATtaacctgacctgagatcacaataacactCAAACAGTtgacaaacacataaattgaacacatatgcattacatcaaccagagtttaaagtcctgtccTTAGCAGTGCCATGCTATGCTATTAAAGCCCAGTTTAAcattaccagtctttgaagaaaaggttGGGTCTCATGTTGAACAACGCTGCTCTTGCTGTGTAGAGGTGGAAACATTTTGCTCCTTTCCTTGCAGGGATAACAGCTTAGTGTTAACTcgcttggtgttcctcagattgtAAAGTTAGCTGGCAAGCTTTGTGTCGCAGCTGCTGGTGCTCACTGATCTGGAATAATGGCAGGACCTCGTgttgctgcagtgaggagaaggtTTTTGGGCCTGCTGtaaatgcagcttgcagctctctgcagctgttAGGCCCAGAAGAAGATATcttgaaggcaggcagccccgtggagggagatggagaggagagcttgAGCATAAGAAGTTGAAGGAGTAGAGGGCGAGAGAATAAGCGAAGGAACAAGAAAGGCAAATTCTGGGAAGAATGgtgaattctgggacactgagttcagttcagagtccattttgaaatctgcaatgaatgacttcatctgtgggtcccaacattTTACAACTTTAGTCACTTTACACGTTCAGATTTCTGCAAACAGAACTTACAAAACGTTTATAAAGTATGATATTGAGAGACTGAGAGGACCAGAGTCCTGGGAGTGGTCAGTGAACACATCATACATTTATATGATCCCTTCTAGAAAACAGATCCTGTCAGTGTTTGACTattaaatgtgatgtgtttgttctgctgcaATATGAAGCGGACAGATTATAGAAATATGTATGAAGGTAGATTGGTGTccttattattcaatcaaaaaaaagctTGCTTCAATCAAactatatattttcaataaaaaaaaccttcacttcaatcaaataaacccttttcaatcaaagaaaaaagtgtttgaatgcaaaaatatagctgagactcaaaaaaatgcatttgaacactgtttttctttgattgaaaatgttttctttgatagaagtaaaggtttttttttgtttgaagcaacgtttttgattgaagtaatgttgttttgtgtttgggccatattgtgggtaggacatttgtgtctttataattcaatcaaaaaagaagttgcttcaaacaaaaagaaatattttccataaaaaaaatcacttcaatcaaaaaaaaactttttcaatcatagaaaaaaaggttttgaatgcaaaaaaatatttgagactcaaaaaattgcatttgaacacttttttttattggaaatgttttctttgattgaagtaatcatttttgtgtttgggccatattatgggtaggacatttgtgtcttaattattcaatcccaaaaaagttgcttcaatcaaaaaaaatattttcaatcaaagaaaaaactattcaaatgcaaaaataaaattgaatccccccctaaaaataaaaaaaaaacaaaaaaacatttgaagtgttgttgctttttattgaacatttttttttcgatttgaagtgatttttttttttaatgaagtgaaaaaagttttgaagtcgattttttttttgattgagttattttgacacaaacatcccgcagtgggcgggtgcttccccattggtcagacatgtttgagtgaaaAGTGTCTACACCAACAacgtctttctgacaagcaagtcatggccgccagcaagccagggagcagtggtggagttgttgttaactacagcattaaaatgattggtgtcatgttattagcctactcggtttgatattttgattaaatataaatcttgctaacttagttcacgttgactaatttgtgtgatggtgttagaaATCTAACGCCGTCATATTGTCAGGCAGGCTAGCTGATAACATTAgccgatggccctgcacactgaatgaattGTTTATTTCACCTAAGTACAAaggcttgctatgtgctagtgctatgttatgttatgataAGTAACAtcattagtggtcaaacaacagtccacaggccaactgttgcccgcagcgctgcctgtttagcagcaacagatcatgcagagcctgagtctatcttctcacacagcccagtggTCAAGCCAGCcctggttcgcgtttgcttggtcaaatcagccgcacgttGTTTTCTAGTGCGCAAATCTACTAACGTTTCTGGTAATTGTAATGaaccgctctgaagagctgctggtagtgacagTGGGGCAGACTGCAGTCACACAGTCAGAACCGTGAAAATTacgatacttttacagtaattattcccggtaataaacagaaggtatcacgaaggtatgcgtccggatttcaaagtaaaggacgacagAAAAAACTTAAggatatttcacccaactttgacGTGGAATGAAAagcttattttccataagtagtctatgattcatatactgctgaacttagtacttccaagactacttgcatgcataatttgaagtacttttactttgattGAAATTCACAGAGCTGATCCTCTTCCTGGAACGACTCTCAGCTTGATaagccctccctcttctctcaaACACAACAAGCTCCACCCTACACATGTATTTCCTTTTGAATCTGCGGTCTGAAGGAGGATGTATCTTAGCTGACAGGCCTCATTCACTGCACAAACAGATGCTGTTCTGATCAGAGCACAAACCAGTTTCTGTTATCAAGAAGTGAAACTCATACGTTCGTAGACACTTAGAGGTGAAATGGCACAAAAAGGGATTCAGCTGAaccgagagactttctcttgttcgatctgtttggatctactgaaggatccggtggctactccctgtggacacagctactgcaccaactgtattaaagaccactgggatgaagaggatgagaagaaaacctacagctgccctcagtgcaggaagagcttcacaccgaggcctgagctgctgaaaaacaccatgttagcagttttagAGAAGGacctgaagaagactggactccaagctgctcctgctgatctctgctatgctggacctgaagatgtggcctgtgatgtctgcactgggaggaaactgagagctgtcaagtcctgtttgttctgtctgttgtctttctgtgagaaacacctgcagcctcattaTGAATCAGCTGCTttcaagaaacacaagctggtggagccgtcagagaagctccaggagaacatctgctctcgtcatgatgaggtgatgaagatgttctgtcgtactgatcagcagtgtatctgttatctctgctctgtggaggaacacaaaggccacgacacagtgtcagctgcagcagagaggactgagaggcagagagagctggaggggagtcgacacaacatccagcagagaatccagaacagagagaaagatgtgaagctgcttcaacaggaggtggaggccatcaatggctctgctgataaagcagtggagcacagtgagaagatcttcacccagctgatccgtctcatggaggaaagacgctctgatgtgaagcagcaggtcagatcccagcaggaaactgaagtgagtcgagtcaaagagcttcaggagaagctggagcaggagatcactgagctgaagaggaaagacgctgagctgaagaagctctcacacacagaggatcacaaccagtttctacacaactacccctcactgtcagcactcagtgagtctacacactcatccagcatcaagatccgtcctctcaagtactttgaggatgtgacagcagctgtgtcagaggtcagagacaaactacaggacgtcctgagacaGACGGggacaaacatctcactgacagagactgacgtggatgttttactgtcaaacccacaaccagaacccaagaccagagctgacttcttaagatattcatgtgaaatcacactggatccaaacacagcaaacactaTGCttttattatctgaggggaacagaaaagcaacattcATGAGGGATCATCAGTCTTATTCTAgacacccagacagattcactggcAAGTTTtttcaggtcctgagtagagagagtctgactggacgttgttactgggaggtggagaggagaggaggagtttatgtagcagtcgcatacaagaatatcaggaGAACAGGGAGGACAGATGAATCTAAATTTGGACACAATGATAAATCTTGGTCATTAAGATATGACCTTAACAGGTATATGTTTTGGTACAACAAAGTCAAAACTCCCATCTCAGGTCCTCTgccctccagagttggagtgtacctggatcacagtgcaggtattctgtccttctacagagtctctaacaccatgactctcctctacagagtccagaccacattcactcagcctctctatgctggactgAGGTTCTGTAACTTTGGAGCCACTGCTGAGTTGTGTAAACTGAAATAGACAGAAAAAATTTAAGGGACACTGAGTTAAATCATTCTCATGTTGTCTTCATGTCTGTCGCTGATTGTTGTGTCATGTCTTCATCTGTCAATCAAACtttgtgggcggtactttgacgCCTCCTGGTTTGTTGCTCTGTAAATGTTTGAGGTGTTTGTAGGTGAcactccttcctgtgtctgtttagCCACGGAGGCTctcactgctcctgatgaggtttgttGACCTCCACTGATTCTTTTTGTTATCAAAATGTGAGCGTCTCTGTGCTCTAACTGCATGTTGAATATTTGTACTGATGTatttgtatgttgttgtttctcttccactGCGTGAGTCTTCagagagaaagcagcacacCTTCATTTATtgtagatgttttgtttttggaagcTCATTTCTGCCagtaaaatagaaacagaaatatgaaaACTCAACATcgaaatgaaaacacaattatgaGATAATAAATTGACTTTTATCTCTAATAATAACTGATCATTATCACTTTTGATGTCatacttttgactttttctctcaTAATTATGTCTCACCATGACAATATTTTTATTCTCATGTTTCCgtctgattgttttttcttttagtggCAGAAATCAGTTCCTGTACAGTTCTCACCACTTTGTACAGAattctttaattacatttatttgtctgATCCACTAAATGTTGTTCTTGTCGTCTGTATCGATTTACAAATGAGGAACTATGAGGTTTTATAAAGCTGTAAATATCctgatcataatcaataaggagaTGATTGATGAATGTGATGTTGGTAGCTGAGATTCTGCTCAAACAAACTGTTCAGATGAAGTGAATCTGTTgatgaaatcactgaacaagAGTCAGtgaacagactttactgatgggacgtgtgaacaaactgaagcttcacatcatgaataaacaaacatgaacaaagttTCTTCTTGTCGTCATTTCAGGGTTTCAAACAAAGCTGAtggagaaaatatgaaaatgtgtgtgcgGCTCCACCTGCTGTTATTTTAATGGCAGAGGAAAATCTACACTGAATAACTTCTGCACACGTTTTAATATTTACCTTCACTTCAATGAGCCTCTGCAGCGTGATACCTTCTTTACAACATACAGAAGTGATATGCCGacatactgcagtactacttcTTGTATAATACTATCAACACACTGCAGCCAGTATTCATGTTGTCACTGCACATGTGCTCTAAATGAACTCGCTGAATTAAGCATGTTTGCATTGTTCCCAAGAGTCGCATCAAGTAGAAACTTCAGAAAACTTTCTGCCATATTCACGTCATATCGTTCAAATGGTAATGTACTGCAGCCGAGAGGGAACAACTGTTTGTTTCATTCTATTTATCCACCTTATCATCAACCTACCGCTTAAAGGaggaacataaaggccacgacacagtgtcagctgcagcagagaggactgagaggcagagagagctggaggggagtcgacacaacatccagcagagaatccagaacagagaggaagatgtgaagctgcttcaacaggaggtggaggccatcaatggctctgctgataaagcagtggagcacagtgagaagatcttcacccagctgatccgtctcatggagaaaAGTGCTTTGCAACGATAGCAGCTCAGTGCTAACTTacttggtgttcctcagattaTCAAGTTAGCTGGTAAGCTTTGCATCGCAGCTGCTGGTGCAAACTGATCTGGAATACTGGCAGGACCTTGtatcgctgcagtgaggagaattTATTTTGGCCTACTCTTGTAGTAGACTAGTTGTTGAATGTAAAGACTTTTGGATAAAGTGTTCAAGATGTGAATCTCAAATTTTAGCACCGTCCAAATCATGCTGAAATTAATAGTGCACATTTATGTATGATTGTCAACAGTACATCGCCTCACACAGGGCACCATTATACAGTACTCATGGTGCATTAAAAGGGagttttaggttaaatttggctatcaataataattaatgatcatcagggataattatcaattatgatatataatatgatccaatttacattagatcacctcggggcaccaccatTTAAGAAGGGAGAACATAGCAAATTTACCAAATTggtctcataaaaaggtacttaactgtttataactctgaataataattaacttaataactacaaacaaatttaccataacagctagtaatggttgaaggattttggagtccTTGACAGAGTCGAGGTtagcaacattcactcttgtacaatattaaatagacagtaAGAAGGTTCAAAAGTATGTTATTCatcacaaagatgaaaacacacaatctaactaacatgtactatatacaggtgtgtgtgtgtgtgtgtgtgtgtgtgtctggcagaaCGAAGAAACAGTGGTGGTcaccagggtgggaattttgtcattttaggggcaaggccatttggcctacactttttttttttttaaggggcaccaaggccacatgacagggcacaaagggcCATTGAGTAAATTcgatgatttacctttcagatcgataccataacatcctaattcataataagacatggattatgtattaaaacattttctaataccaatatcaagttaatgtt of Sparus aurata chromosome 17, fSpaAur1.1, whole genome shotgun sequence contains these proteins:
- the LOC115566952 gene encoding tripartite motif-containing protein 16-like, whose protein sequence is MAQKGIQLNRETFSCSICLDLLKDPVATPCGHSYCTNCIKDHWDEEDEKKTYSCPQCRKSFTPRPELLKNTMLAVLEKDLKKTGLQAAPADLCYAGPEDVACDVCTGRKLRAVKSCLFCLLSFCEKHLQPHYESAAFKKHKLVEPSEKLQENICSRHDEVMKMFCRTDQQCICYLCSVEEHKGHDTVSAAAERTERQRELEGSRHNIQQRIQNREKDVKLLQQEVEAINGSADKAVEHSEKIFTQLIRLMEERRSDVKQQVRSQQETEVSRVKELQEKLEQEITELKRKDAELKKLSHTEDHNQFLHNYPSLSALSESTHSSSIKIRPLKYFEDVTAAVSEVRDKLQDVLRQTGTNISLTETDVDVLLSNPQPEPKTRADFLRYSCEITLDPNTANTMLLLSEGNRKATFMRDHQSYSRHPDRFTGKFFQVLSRESLTGRCYWEVERRGGVYVAVAYKNIRRTGRTDESKFGHNDKSWSLRYDLNRYMFWYNKVKTPISGPLPSRVGVYLDHSAGILSFYRVSNTMTLLYRVQTTFTQPLYAGLRFCNFGATAELCKLK